In one Bradyrhizobium cosmicum genomic region, the following are encoded:
- the glnA gene encoding type I glutamate--ammonia ligase — translation MKTAKDVLKSIKDNDVKYVDLRFTDPRGKWQHVTFDVGMIDDDIFAEGTMFDGSSIAGWKAINESDMCLMPDPVTATIDPFFAETTMVITCDVLEPTTGEAYNRDPRGIAKKAEAMVKSMGVGDSVFVGPEAEFFVFDDVRFSSGPYNTGFRLDSSELPTNSDTEYEGGNLGHRIRTKGGYFPVPPQDSVQDMRSEMLGAMAKMGVKVEKHHHEVASAQHELGMKFDTLTLMADHMQIYKYCIHQVAHIYGKTATFMPKPIYGDNGSGMHVHQSIWKDGKPVFAGNKYADLSETCLHYIGGIIKHAKAINAFTNPSTNSYKRLVPGYEAPVLLAYSARNRSASCRIPYTANPKAKRVEVRFPDPLANPYLGFASMLMAGLDGIKNKIDPGPAMDKDLYDLPKEELKQIPTVCGSLREALENLDKDRGFLKNGGVFDDDFIDAYIELKMTEVARFEMTPHPVEFDMYYSG, via the coding sequence ATGAAGACCGCCAAAGACGTCCTGAAATCGATCAAGGACAACGACGTTAAGTACGTCGACCTGCGCTTCACCGATCCGCGCGGCAAGTGGCAGCATGTGACGTTCGACGTCGGCATGATCGACGACGATATCTTCGCCGAAGGGACGATGTTCGACGGCTCCTCGATCGCCGGCTGGAAGGCGATCAACGAGTCCGACATGTGCCTGATGCCCGATCCGGTGACCGCGACGATCGATCCGTTCTTCGCCGAGACCACCATGGTCATCACCTGCGACGTGCTCGAGCCGACCACCGGCGAGGCCTACAACCGCGACCCCCGCGGCATCGCCAAGAAGGCGGAAGCCATGGTGAAGTCGATGGGCGTGGGCGACAGCGTGTTCGTCGGTCCCGAGGCCGAATTCTTCGTGTTCGACGACGTCCGCTTCTCCAGCGGCCCCTACAACACCGGCTTCCGTCTCGACTCCTCCGAGCTGCCGACCAACTCCGACACCGAATATGAAGGCGGCAATCTCGGCCACCGCATCCGCACCAAGGGCGGCTACTTCCCGGTCCCGCCGCAGGACTCGGTGCAGGACATGCGCTCGGAAATGCTCGGCGCCATGGCCAAGATGGGCGTCAAGGTCGAGAAGCACCATCACGAGGTCGCTTCGGCCCAGCACGAGCTCGGCATGAAGTTCGACACGCTGACGCTGATGGCCGACCACATGCAGATCTACAAGTACTGCATCCATCAGGTCGCGCACATCTACGGCAAGACCGCCACCTTCATGCCGAAGCCGATCTACGGCGACAACGGCTCGGGCATGCACGTGCACCAGTCGATCTGGAAGGACGGCAAGCCGGTCTTCGCCGGCAACAAGTACGCCGACCTGTCGGAGACCTGCCTCCACTACATCGGCGGCATCATCAAGCACGCCAAGGCGATCAACGCCTTCACCAACCCGTCGACCAACTCCTACAAGCGTCTGGTCCCGGGCTATGAAGCTCCCGTGCTGCTCGCCTATTCCGCGCGCAACCGCTCGGCCTCCTGCCGCATCCCCTACACGGCGAATCCGAAGGCCAAGCGTGTCGAGGTGCGTTTCCCCGATCCGCTCGCCAATCCCTATCTCGGCTTCGCATCGATGCTGATGGCCGGCCTCGACGGCATCAAGAACAAGATCGATCCGGGTCCGGCGATGGACAAGGACCTCTATGACCTGCCGAAGGAAGAACTGAAACAGATCCCGACCGTCTGCGGCTCGCTCCGCGAGGCGCTGGAAAATCTCGACAAGGACCGCGGCTTCCTCAAGAACGGCGGCGTGTTCGACGACGACTTCATCGACGCTTACATCGAGCTGAAGATGACCGAAGTCGCCCGCTTCGAAATGACCCCGCACCCGGTCGAATTCGACATGTACTATTCGGGCTAA
- a CDS encoding gamma-glutamyl-gamma-aminobutyrate hydrolase family protein, with product MRKPVVGVIGNAHRVENRFQVQMVGERNLRAVAEVSGGLPLMFAGAPDITDISALLDTVDGIVLTGARANVHPTRFNVDPCAAHEPYDIHRDEVALALSVACVARGIPLFGICRGLQEMNVAFGGSLHPEIREIPGRMNHRMPRLENGEIHPDPTVVFADRHDVDLTPGGAFAQLLGCEKIRVNSLHGQGILDPGKRVLIEGVAEDGTIEAIRIAEAPTFALGVQWHAEYDPQRNPINRKLFEAFGEALVAKQRAAA from the coding sequence AAAATCGATTTCAGGTCCAGATGGTCGGCGAGCGCAATCTGCGCGCCGTGGCCGAGGTTTCCGGCGGCCTGCCGTTGATGTTCGCGGGCGCGCCCGACATAACCGACATCAGCGCGCTGCTCGACACCGTCGACGGCATCGTGCTGACCGGCGCCCGCGCCAACGTTCATCCGACCCGTTTCAATGTCGATCCCTGTGCGGCGCACGAGCCCTATGACATCCACCGCGACGAGGTCGCGCTGGCGCTCTCGGTCGCCTGCGTCGCCCGCGGCATTCCGCTGTTCGGCATCTGCCGCGGATTGCAGGAGATGAACGTCGCCTTCGGCGGCTCGCTGCATCCGGAGATCCGCGAAATCCCGGGCCGCATGAACCACCGGATGCCGAGGCTCGAGAACGGCGAGATCCATCCCGATCCGACCGTGGTGTTCGCCGACCGCCACGACGTCGATCTCACGCCGGGCGGCGCGTTCGCGCAGCTGCTCGGCTGCGAGAAAATTCGCGTCAATTCGCTGCACGGCCAGGGCATTCTCGATCCCGGCAAGCGCGTGCTGATCGAAGGCGTTGCCGAGGACGGCACCATCGAGGCGATCCGCATCGCGGAAGCCCCGACCTTCGCGCTCGGCGTGCAATGGCACGCCGAGTACGACCCGCAGCGCAATCCGATCAACCGCAAGCTGTTCGAAGCGTTCGGCGAAGCCCTGGTGGCGAAGCAGCGCGCGGCGGCGTAG
- a CDS encoding tautomerase family protein: MPYITISTVRGILDAAQKKTLLERVTDLMVEVEGQGSPEFRRNVWVRIEEQEPSHWSLGGMQPTPEIIAGTFGPIGADGVRIAKPKM, encoded by the coding sequence ATGCCCTACATCACCATTTCCACCGTCCGCGGCATCCTGGATGCCGCGCAGAAGAAGACACTGCTCGAGCGCGTCACCGACCTCATGGTCGAGGTCGAAGGGCAGGGCAGCCCGGAGTTCCGCCGCAACGTCTGGGTCAGGATCGAGGAGCAGGAGCCCTCGCACTGGTCGCTCGGCGGCATGCAGCCGACGCCGGAAATCATCGCCGGTACGTTCGGCCCGATCGGGGCGGACGGGGTGCGGATCGCCAAGCCGAAGATGTAG
- a CDS encoding P-II family nitrogen regulator, translated as MKKIEAIIKPFKLDEVKEALQEVGLQGITVTEAKGFGRQKGHAELYRGAEYIVDFLPKVKIEIVIGDDLVERAIDAIRRAAQTGRIGDGKIFVSNIEEAIRIRTGESGLDAI; from the coding sequence GTGAAGAAAATCGAAGCCATCATCAAGCCATTCAAGCTCGACGAGGTGAAGGAAGCGCTTCAGGAAGTCGGCCTGCAAGGCATTACCGTCACCGAAGCCAAGGGCTTTGGCCGCCAAAAGGGGCACGCCGAGCTTTATCGCGGCGCGGAATACATCGTCGACTTCCTGCCGAAAGTGAAGATCGAGATCGTGATCGGCGACGATCTGGTCGAACGCGCCATCGACGCAATTCGCCGCGCTGCGCAGACCGGACGGATCGGCGACGGCAAGATTTTCGTCTCCAACATCGAAGAGGCGATCCGCATCCGAACCGGCGAATCCGGGCTGGACGCTATCTGA
- a CDS encoding GlxA family transcriptional regulator, translating into MKLAVLALEGCMQSAIAGVADVLSLANHVMQQSGAKSRFAWQTLSLDGKAVRAGGGQMVAVDGAIGKRASFDAILVPGNLVDHVTAARLQPQYARAGAWLRQQHANGRLIGAFCSGVFLLAGAGLLDHRRATITWWLQGELRQRHPAIDLAADAVITMADRIVCAAGPMSWVDLLLRLIELVEGKEIAKLCADYVVIDTAQRTQSIFMPVGYLLSQDPLLTRADLLVRRTGKRPMTVKRLAGALGLSERTLNRKFQELTREPPQAFITRRRVEHARTLLETTTQPVKTIARAAGYEDESSFRKAFRKLTLMSPQAYRARRLDPAA; encoded by the coding sequence ATGAAGCTCGCAGTTCTGGCGCTGGAAGGTTGCATGCAGTCGGCGATCGCCGGCGTCGCCGACGTGCTGTCGCTCGCCAATCACGTGATGCAGCAGAGCGGCGCGAAATCCCGCTTCGCCTGGCAGACGCTGTCGCTCGACGGCAAGGCCGTGCGCGCCGGCGGCGGCCAGATGGTCGCGGTCGATGGCGCGATTGGCAAGCGCGCCAGCTTCGATGCGATCCTCGTCCCCGGCAATCTGGTCGATCACGTCACGGCCGCGCGCCTGCAACCGCAATATGCCCGGGCCGGCGCCTGGCTGCGGCAACAACATGCCAACGGCCGGCTGATCGGAGCGTTTTGCAGCGGCGTCTTCCTGCTGGCCGGTGCCGGCTTGCTCGATCACCGCCGCGCCACCATCACCTGGTGGCTGCAGGGCGAGCTGCGGCAGCGCCATCCTGCCATCGACCTTGCCGCCGACGCCGTCATCACCATGGCGGATCGCATCGTCTGTGCGGCCGGACCGATGTCGTGGGTCGACCTCCTGCTCAGGCTGATCGAACTGGTCGAAGGCAAGGAGATCGCAAAGCTCTGCGCGGACTACGTCGTCATCGACACCGCGCAGCGCACCCAATCGATCTTCATGCCGGTCGGCTATCTGCTCTCACAGGACCCGCTGCTGACCCGGGCCGATCTCCTGGTCCGGCGTACCGGCAAGAGACCGATGACGGTCAAGCGTCTCGCGGGCGCGCTCGGCCTCAGCGAGCGCACACTGAACCGGAAGTTTCAGGAACTCACGCGTGAGCCGCCGCAGGCCTTCATCACGCGCCGCCGCGTCGAGCATGCCCGCACACTGCTCGAGACGACGACGCAGCCGGTCAAGACGATCGCACGCGCGGCCGGCTACGAGGACGAGAGCAGCTTTCGCAAGGCGTTCCGCAAGTTGACCTTGATGTCGCCGCAGGCCTATCGCGCGCGACGCCTGGACCCGGCGGCGTAA